aatatatcagagggataaatacaagggagggagaggaattattccagcttagtactaatgtggacacgagaacgaatggatataaactggccgtggggaagttcaggcttgaaattagacgaaggtttctgaccgtcagaggggtgaaatattggaacggccttccgagggaaacggtgggggcgacggccctgtctggttttaagattaagttagataagtttatggagggaatggtttaatggtaaaacatagttgccaaggaataccaagcaatggtaggtaaatagtataatggctaacaggggtcaggctagagactcttgcctacatgctcggggtcttactgatcgccatatttggggtcgggaaggaattttcctccagggtagattggctgagcctctggaggtttttcgccttcctccgcagcatggggcagggatcactagcaggagggtctctgccaattgaagtcactaaaacacaggattggggacttcaacagcagagtccagggaaggggtagggacggttttgtggcctgcagcatgcagggggtcagaccagatgatcataatggtcccttctgaccttaaagtctatgagtctaaccccctgccccagtctggtgaaaatgagtgagtgagcaagGGTGGTTGAGAGTTAGcaacagagggaaggggagatggagtgagcgggggtagAGCCTTGGAGAAAGGGTGGGCCAGGGCAAgtatgttcagttttctgcaatcagaaagttggcaacccaagGCACTACTGTAAATCAGCACAAGAAGTGACAGAAGCCAGGCCCCAGCCTTGTGGGCAGGCCGATTCCTTCCACAGGTTTTATTGAAAAGCCACACAGGAGCAGCCCCACACTGTTGCAGAAacagaccctgccccccccaccttgtcccagcacccccagcagTGCAGGTACTGTACTGGTCTCCTCTGGCAGTCTCCTCTGTAAAGCAAGTCACTGGCCCCCTGCAAGGGTGGGAGACTCAGCTCTGGTCCCTGGGAGCCATGTGAGACCCTGTTGAGGCAGCCCTTCCCAGGCCACAGCAGGGGTGTACATATTGCATGAGCCTCCATTCCTCAGTGTTCAGCTTCCACCCTGCTACGTCCTCCTGCCAGTCCGTTTCTTTCTCCAGCACCAGTTTGGGATTTAGTCCCCAGGGCACCATTCCCCCCTCCAGCACCGGCCATCCATCCAGCAGGAGACGCTGGCCCGCCACAGCAAGGTGCAACCCCACCGGGCGCTAGGTCACACAGCTCAGAGAAGCCCATGGAGTACCAGCCTCGCTATAGTTTCTCCAGCTGCACTGAACTGTCCTGAACCACACAGGTGCAGCCTTGTGGAGGGGGACTCAGCTGTAGTAGGAACCAGGCCCAGAGGCCTCAGTTGTCTGGAGGGCCAGGTCCATCATGCCAGCCAGCCCTTGGCGGCTGTCCTGTTAAAGTCCTCTGCCAGAGTTGCCTGTGGTCAAGGTCAGTCTGGCATCAGCGGCTGGAAGGGAAATCTGCAGCAAAGTCAAACTCGTTCTGGCCCAGCCACAGCTCTGGGAGCTCATTAGCTCTATCCAGGCCCAGTTCCACCACCAGTGACATCAGCACCTCCTCGTCCACTGGATCAGAATCAATAATGCCAGGGCTGTGGGCgccagcagggggagccagtGCCCCTTGGCCCAGGGGCTGGGCTCCAAAGCCCCAGCTCTGGATGGACCCAGCCTCTGCTGGGTGCCCTGAGACCCCCATGGCATGGTACTGGCTGTTGAGTTTCTGCAGCTGCATGCTGGCCAGCAGGTGAGGGGCTGTTGGCAGGGTGAAGGATGGCTGCTTTGAGGGCGGGGGGGCCGCAGAGGGGGCCATTATGCCCGCACTGGTGATGTGGGGTCCTGTGCTGGCCTTGCTGACATTCATGCCCACCCCGGGGTAGTGCAGGATGGCCACTGCTTTGCGGTCCTTCATGCCCAGGCTGGGATAAACCAGAGAGCTCATCTCCTGCTGGGTCCTGGAAGAGAAACAGGAGTTCTCATTACAAGAGCCACACCCCAGTTCCCCTCCCCTGATCTTGCCAGCCCCTTGGACTTGCTCTCTGCTATAGGAGAGCACCACAGACAAGCACCATGCCCTGGGCTGCCCTACAGCCTGCATTCCCCGAGGGGAGCCATCACCCAGGGCTCAGCCTGAATTGGGAGCCACCCCATTGCCAGTGCAGTGCCAGCCTGTGAAGGGAATGAGGAGAGCATCTCCAGAACCAGTTCCtgtgagcagctcaggcagagCCAGCCGGCAGAGGCTGTTGGATCACGAGCCTGCCAGGTTTGATGCCCATGGCATCCCTCAGGCTATTTCAGTGGCATTTGGGATTTGCCATCCCCCCCCTGCAGACCAAGGCCATTCCACCCTGGGTCAAGGATCAGCACCAGACCCTGCATCTCTGGAGACTCCTGTGCAGGGAGCCAGCACAAGCAGAGGGACTGTGCCTGGTGGGCAGACCTCACAGTAACTCTGAATGCAGCCACCCTGGGTTTCACCACCGCTTGGGAGACAAACCCTGCTGTGCCCAGACATGCTCTATTCCAGTCCCATCCCAGCCAGCTGCTGGCATGGGTGTATTCCCTTTcagcccatccccccaccccaatctcctgcctgcAACCCTGTCCCTTCCTTCAGGCTTGGATGCTGGGGCAGTCTGTGTTTCTTGCAGAGTTTAGTGCTAGCCAAAGCCAccgagctgctgctgcccctggagACTGGAGTTCTTTAGCCACAGAACTCATACAACAGCAGGGCAAGCACCCAGCCACCTGCCATCCCTGCCAGCCTGCATTCAGGTTGGCCTTGGGGAGAGGCCAGGAGGGAGTTCACAAGCCATGGCAACCTGGACTGGGACTGGCAACCAGAGCGCTAGATGATGCATGTCATGACATGGATTTGATTATGGGCATGTCCCCTAGGACAgaacgtgcagcagcagtcaaaaaagctaagagtGTTCACAacccttaggaaagggatagataataagacagtaaatatcacaaCACtgcaatataaatccatggtatgcccacaccttgaatactgcgtgaaggtctggtcgccccatctcaaaaaagacctattggaattggaaaaggtacagagaagggcaccaaaaatgaccagggtatggaacaacttccatatgaggagagattaaagagactgagactgttcagcttggaaaagacacaaCTAAGGCAGGATATGagaggggtctataaaatcatgactgctgtggagaaagtgaataaggcagtgttatttacccctttacataacacaagaacctagagccacccaatgaaattaataggcaggtttaaaacgtaaggaagtatttcttgacACAAcacacagtaaacctgtggaactcactgccacaggatgttgtgaaggccaaaactataactgggtaaaaaaaaaaaaaaaaaaaaaacacacaaaacttacataagttcctggaggataggtccatcaatggctattagccacggtggcaaccccatgctctgggtgtccataggcctctgactgccagatgctggtaCTGGACGACAAGCGATGGATCAACCAGTAATTGCCctgcatgggcagcaggtatcataggccaggggaagctgtgcctccccaatcagcctggggTGGCCCCACCTATGTTCCAtccccagaccccctcctgcctgcttccagttccCTTCCCGTTCTTCCATTGCAGAGAGGCTGGTGCTGATGCATTCGTCTGGCAAGGCCAAACTATTCAGCAATGGCCATGGCAGAGACCCCGTCCCACAGCTCAGGAAGCATCTTGAGCTTCTGTCCGATTGCCTAAGCGGAGCTCGTCCCGCCAGGAGGGTCAGAGTCCTTAGACAGGAAGGGAGCACTTTGCTGGCTACAACCAAACTGACAACAGAAAGACAGCAAGGCTCTTCGACCATGATCCAGGGTGGAGGTGCCCTGTCAATGGGCAGCTCCTAATACAGGCCACAGTCCCAGATCCCTTCCTCACAACCCCAACCCCAGGAGCATCGCTCAGCTTGCAGATCCGCAGGAGCAACCCACGCTGCAGGGCCCTGCCAGGTCTTACCACCCTACACACATGCGCCTGCAGCAGAGGCCTAGCAGGGCAGTGCTGacagcaagagcagcagcaaCTGGGTTTGCAAGAGGCCAGTTCACAGGCTCCAGCCTTGTTGGTTGGGTTTCACAGCCAGGTTGTGTTACGCTGTCCCCAGGCTGCTGGGTGCCCCCCCAAGAGCCCCACACCCTCTGCCTCTGGCAACTTGGAGGGAAGCAGACACCAGGAGCAGGCCAAAGGGAAGGGTGGCCCTCACCCAGGCGGCAGCATGCAGACATGGCTGGCCACTACAGGGCAGTGCACAGCATACTACCTGATGTCAGGTGCTGCAGGAGTAGCAGAGCTGAGCCCAGAGAGAGTGGGCTCTCCCCATGGTTAGTGCTGCTCAGTCCTGGGCTAGCTCTGGTTGGAGAGCTTTAGCCAGAAGCAAGGGGATAGCATGCAGGGACTTCAGGGAGCAGGGGTTTCAAAGGCAGCACAGCTGCTGAGCCAGCAGGGTACAGTGACAAGGCTACTGGATAAGGACACCTGGgtgctactcccagctctgccactgatcacATACACAACCATGGGTGAGTCACTTCACCTTTTTGTTCCCGTATCCCCTCCCGTAGGATTAGATTGGGAACTCTGGGCAGTGATGCTGGCTCTGTGCTGTGCCCAGTACACTGCTCCGTCCCCCATCCCCCTAATTGGGGCATCTAGCCAGAGAGCTGGCACTCTGGGCAGGTGGCCCAGCTCAACACATTTGGGTCTGGTACCTCCACTGGATCCTCAGCCTTTGTGCTGAGACAGACGCCCCTGAGCATGCCTCCCctctctgcccagcagggagaaCGTGCTAAGCAGATGTCTGCAACAGTCTTCTTCCAGCCCATGGGATAGGGTAGCCCCCAACTATCTTCCAGCCCCaacagcacttcagattcctcTTTGCCACTAAGGAGCATTCGGCTCCACGCTGCCCAAGAGCACCCTGGGCAGAGAACAGACCTGTCCTTGGAATGCAGGGCTGCAATCCTCTAATAGTTTCCCTGCAAGGATCCCCTTTCCCCATGTGCTTGGATCTAGTTGAGTTCCCCTCCCACATTTAGCAATATAGGAAGGGTAATTGTGCCAGACTCATTTGcaatccccacctcccccagtgaAATGGGACCCTCAGATTGAGTGGCCCCTTCCCATCTCTAACTGCACCAGTTCTCCAGCAGAAGTTTTGTGCTGGATGGCCACAGCGTGCAGCAGAATCCCAGTCACTAACAGCCCTCAGCATCTCAAGATGCACACACTCACATGGCCACCAGCCAGCAAGAGCCACACCAAAGGGGGTTGACCAAATAGGAGTCAATGCACAAGGGGAGACCCCTGCAGGTCCTGAACCGGGGAGGGACTGACATGATCTGGATTGTGCCTTTTCAGGGTTGCTAGAAACATGCCTACCAGGAGCTGATTCCTGCTCCATGACTTCTAGAGGCAATGATAACACCCAACAATGATTTGGCAGCCATAGCCACAGGGCTGGGATCTGCGCCCCTTGGAAAAGAGCATCCCAGGGCATTGCACTGCACTTAACCCACACAACAGgaccaccccttccctgaagcaaaGCCCTTGCAGCTAGCAGAGGAATACAATACCACTCTGCATTGAGAGCTTCATTTCAGCAGGGGTTTAAGCTTTAAAGCTTGATGGTCATCACCACTTAAAATGTTAAGTTAATTAATGTGGCAGTGCTGCTGGCCCACTCCGTCCACAGCACACACTCctcggggcagagcagaggcaagAAAAGGGGACAGCTTCAGATCTAGTTAGGCCCCCAAATAACATTTTCCTTAGAGGAAGGTCAATCACCCCTCTTAGGAAGGACCTTGTTTCACTATTGGTACAAGTGTTGTGCTTCCTCCAGGAATGCTGCAGCATATGGGTGCGGGGGGGATGGAACAGATGGCCAGTGGGCCGTTAAACAAACTGACTTGAGtttcagtttgaactctgggggccCAGACAACCCATCCCCCACCCAGAGGAAATGGATGGAAAGGCCGGTCCTTAGAAGGTGCTAGCCAACATGTGCTAACACCTCCCAAAGCTCTAGCATAGACAAGGCAGTGCAGGGGAATGTAACTGGTCCTGTTTTAGCTTCTCTGCCGTTTTTTGGGAGGTTTTCATGTTATGAAGAGATGCTATAAAACCCCACTGAGCAACAAGAAAATTCAGGCTGAAGatgcagagcccagctgggatTTCAGAGCCCCGGCTCCACTGGAATACCAGCTTGACACTGTCAGGCAGGGCCAAGTGCACAAGTATGACAAGTGCAGGGGTGGATGGGAGTCAGCAGTGGGAGGAGCCAGGAAGAGCTCAGTCCTTTCCCACAGTTTTGCTAAAGCGCTATCATGCCCACACTGCTTACCAACAGCAGGCACAGAACAGGCCCTCCTACTCCAAGAGCACAAGCAAGAGGAGATTCGCTATTAACTGTACGGGGTCTAGTACACACAGCTGGGCCATTCTGAGTgcgtccagtagagggcagtggtgacaCCCATGACACAGGAAGACAGGTATAATCACCCCACACTTCTCTCTGCCAAGCAAGCCATGGTTGTTCTAGGAAGGGTCTATTGTAACCAGACTAAATAAAAGGAGGTGTCTGACAGCACATCTGAAGAACCCCTCTCCGCAGTACTTAAGTGGTGTTGGAAGCCAAGGCTAGAGCAGCTTCGCATCATGGGATGATTACAGCAGTAAGGTGAAAGAAGCAGTAcagtgtagtggttagagcacaggactaAGTCAGGCAATGGGGTCACTTTTAGCTCTGATGGGGCACTTGTGCCTAGCGCTGCTACTGACTTGCCTGGATGAGCCATGCCAcctgtctgtgcctctgtttccccacctggGAAAGGCAATACCCACTTTTCTACCTCACAGGAGGCTGCTCGCTAAGCACTCTCAGACAAGGGAGTGCAGGGTTCACACTGGATTAGCAGGTGGTAGCAATCCAATATGTCACTTGCACACGCAGTGACCGttaatggtgggggggagggacatacACCCAGATCTGGGGCCCCAGCAACAGCCACGGGCACAGATGGCTCCACCACCAAACCAGGAGGGAGAGCGCTCCCCAGTGTCCCCTGCTTGCGGGGCCGGGGAGACCCCGGGATCTCCCCGAGCGGcgcctcccctcctccttccagccCCAAACTGATTCATAAGCCAGCCGAGCTGGGGGCCGTCAGCACAGCCATGGCCCGGAGCGCACCTCGGCCCCGTGCCCCCCAGACCGcggagctctccccccccccccccgactgggGGGTACCTGACGGCCGCCCACTTTGTCATCGCCTCGCCCGACGCCGGCTAAGCTGCTCCCCGGGACCCTTCTGCGGGCCCGAGGGATTCGAGCATTGGGCCCAGGGTCCGTCCACCACGTTCCGGGCGGGCGCGGGGGTCTCAAGCCCTAGCGCTGCAGTGGGAGGCCCGCAGGACCGGCCGGCAGCGCTGCCGTGGTGTGAACTGGGGCTCGCTGCAGAAGCCCGGGGGTGCCCCGAATTTCTGCCCCCGGCTCGCACCCGCCTAAGCCCGGCCGGCGCGTGCAGACAGAGGAAGTTTCACAAGTTACTGCGCCGCCCGGCTGCCGACCTGCCCTGCCCGGGGCGGGAGCCCAGCGCTCGCTACACCCGGGGAGAGACCAGCTGGGGGGCTGCAGTGTTCCCCACTCTCACCTCTTGGCAGTTCCCCAACCGACCGACTCAGACGCGTCCTCGCCGGCACACCCCGCTCCCCATGGGGCGGCTGCTCCACAGTGACTTCACAGCTCGCAGCAACCTGCAGCGATACCCGCGGTCCCCTTGCTAAACGGACAGCCCCCGCCGGGGCCTTCGCAGCCAGGCCCCTGGCCCGGGCCAACTAGCGCGGCGTTCTGCCCTGCTGCGGACACAGGCTGCGCTGCGTGCTGCACTGTCTCTCTTTATACCCGCTGCGATCGCTACTAGCACATGGCCTGGCTCTCCGAGTCCGTCCCAAAACGTGGACGGGAATTATGGGAGTGGGAGGCGACTCCTGCCAGGTCCCGTTAGGACCCTGTGATTCGGCCAGGGGACAATTCCCATTAATGTAGGCAGGGTTAAGTCAGTCTCTGTTAGGGGTTCGGATGAGACCTTTGCTGGGCGGGGAGATGATCCACCAGCTGCTTTGGGTGAGGCTCTTGCCTTTCTGTGAAG
This genomic interval from Malaclemys terrapin pileata isolate rMalTer1 chromosome 9, rMalTer1.hap1, whole genome shotgun sequence contains the following:
- the CITED1 gene encoding cbp/p300-interacting transactivator 1, with protein sequence MSSLVYPSLGMKDRKAVAILHYPGVGMNVSKASTGPHITSAGIMAPSAAPPPSKQPSFTLPTAPHLLASMQLQKLNSQYHAMGVSGHPAEAGSIQSWGFGAQPLGQGALAPPAGAHSPGIIDSDPVDEEVLMSLVVELGLDRANELPELWLGQNEFDFAADFPSSR